From Bacteroidales bacterium, one genomic window encodes:
- the hpt gene encoding hypoxanthine phosphoribosyltransferase → MKRIQLYDKCFKMYLPYAKIEKAIDKVAKSINEDLAGVDTPIFLGVLTGSFMFTADLMKRINFPCDIVFIRLASYEGTSSTGEVKQIMGLTKSVKDKTVIVVEDVVDTGGTIMEMDKILRDAGAKDIKVCTLLYKPSSYKGSVKIDYYAKVIPNDFIVGFGLDYNQLGRQYKDIYVLDEEETQKRLLINKK, encoded by the coding sequence ATGAAAAGAATACAATTGTACGACAAATGCTTTAAAATGTATTTGCCTTATGCAAAAATAGAGAAAGCTATTGATAAGGTAGCAAAGAGCATTAATGAAGACCTTGCCGGTGTTGACACCCCTATTTTTTTAGGCGTTCTTACAGGCTCTTTTATGTTCACCGCGGACCTTATGAAGAGGATAAATTTCCCTTGCGATATTGTATTTATCCGTCTTGCCTCTTATGAGGGAACATCTTCCACAGGAGAGGTAAAACAAATTATGGGATTAACTAAAAGCGTTAAGGATAAGACAGTTATAGTAGTTGAGGATGTTGTTGACACAGGCGGAACAATTATGGAGATGGACAAAATTTTAAGAGATGCCGGCGCAAAAGATATTAAGGTATGCACGCTGCTTTACAAGCCATCTTCATACAAGGGTAGTGTAAAAATAGATTATTACGCCAAAGTTATCCCTAATGATTTCATAGTTGGTTTTGGTCTGGATTACAATCAGTTGGGTAGGCAGTATAAAGATATTTACGTATTGGATGAGGAGGAAACTCAAAAACGGTTGCTGATAAATAAAAAATAA
- a CDS encoding adenylate kinase, producing MKYYILFGPPGAGKGTQAKKMVEKFHLKHISTGDLLRNEIAKKTELGLKAKSLIEAGDFVPDEVVVGMIKNVFADNKDIKGFILDGFPRTIAQAKMLDKILTGMKSEVTKVISLKIQDDTIGKRIKYRANVEGRKDDADEKIIRNRIDTYHRETEPLIDYYKKAGKYYEIEGEKSVDEVFDSISKEMQ from the coding sequence ATGAAGTATTACATTTTATTTGGTCCTCCGGGGGCAGGAAAAGGAACACAAGCAAAAAAGATGGTGGAGAAGTTTCATCTTAAACATATTTCCACAGGAGACCTTTTGAGAAACGAAATTGCAAAAAAAACAGAATTGGGACTAAAGGCAAAGAGTTTAATTGAAGCCGGAGATTTTGTTCCGGATGAGGTTGTGGTTGGAATGATAAAGAACGTATTTGCTGATAATAAGGATATTAAGGGATTTATCCTGGATGGTTTTCCACGCACTATTGCCCAGGCAAAAATGCTTGATAAAATTTTGACAGGAATGAAATCGGAGGTCACAAAAGTTATCTCCCTTAAAATTCAGGATGATACTATTGGAAAGAGAATCAAGTACCGTGCAAACGTTGAAGGGCGCAAAGATGACGCAGATGAAAAGATAATTAGAAACAGAATTGATACTTACCACAGAGAGACAGAGCCATTGATAGATTATTACAAAAAGGCGGGCAAATATTATGAGATAGAGGGAGAAAAGTCTGTGGATGAGGTATTTGATTCCATCTCAAAAGAGATGCAATAA
- the obgE gene encoding GTPase ObgE gives MPNTDFVDYVKLHLTSGAGGSGSMHFRREKFVEKGGPDGGNGGKGGSIIMRGDHSQWTLINLKYRKHIDAENGGNGRGALCTGADAQDIILNVPLGTIAKKAETGEVVGEITVDGEEVVILPGGRGGMGNTFFKTATRQTPRFAQPGEPGQEGWFILELKILADVGLVGFPNAGKSTLLSSISAAHPKIADYPFTTLEPSIGIVKYYDEKSFVMADIPGIIEGAHEGKGLGYRFLRHIERNSILLFMVSAENLDISKEYKVLLNELKEYNPQLLDKERILAVTKCDLLDKELEKEIKKHLPKKVPYVFISSVTGEGLKELKDIIWESLQK, from the coding sequence ATGCCTAATACAGATTTTGTAGATTATGTAAAACTTCACCTAACATCCGGTGCAGGCGGCTCAGGCTCAATGCATTTCCGGAGGGAAAAGTTTGTGGAGAAAGGTGGTCCCGACGGAGGTAACGGCGGCAAGGGCGGCAGCATTATTATGAGAGGTGACCACAGCCAGTGGACATTGATTAACCTTAAATACAGAAAACATATTGATGCTGAGAATGGCGGCAACGGCAGAGGAGCTCTTTGCACAGGTGCTGATGCTCAGGATATTATCTTGAATGTACCGCTGGGCACCATTGCTAAAAAAGCAGAGACAGGAGAGGTTGTTGGAGAAATCACCGTAGACGGAGAGGAGGTTGTAATTCTACCCGGAGGACGCGGCGGAATGGGCAATACATTCTTTAAAACCGCAACACGTCAAACCCCAAGATTTGCGCAGCCGGGAGAACCGGGACAAGAGGGATGGTTCATCCTGGAGCTTAAAATCTTGGCAGATGTAGGACTTGTAGGATTCCCCAATGCCGGCAAATCTACTTTATTATCAAGCATTTCCGCAGCACATCCAAAAATTGCCGATTACCCTTTTACAACACTTGAGCCAAGCATAGGAATTGTAAAATACTATGATGAGAAATCTTTTGTAATGGCGGATATTCCCGGAATCATTGAGGGTGCTCATGAAGGAAAAGGACTGGGTTACAGATTTTTAAGGCATATAGAGAGAAACTCTATTTTGCTGTTTATGGTCTCCGCTGAAAACCTGGACATCTCCAAAGAGTATAAAGTTCTGCTGAATGAACTAAAAGAATACAATCCGCAACTTCTTGATAAAGAGCGCATACTGGCAGTAACAAAATGTGACTTGCTGGATAAGGAATTGGAGAAAGAGATTAAAAAGCACTTGCCTAAAAAGGTACCTTATGTTTTTATCTCATCCGTGACGGGAGAAGGACTTAAGGAACTTAAGGATATAATCTGGGAGTCTTTGCAGAAATAA
- a CDS encoding phosphatase PAP2 family protein produces the protein MLELDKQLFLLINGAHTPWLDPVMTFVTSAYTWIPFYVLLFVYLLYKKEYNLSNPFKKSSELNNSCAHNNLNNAGTQSDFIIAGGWKIALFILAATMLTFLLTDQISASIIKPLVHRLRPSHDPATENIARFITGRGGMYGFVSNHAANFFGLAAITTLFIRKKWYTWLIFFIAILVSYSRIYVGKHFPGDVICGAILGYAIGLGIYFLARKIYLQYFNNCSAHTRSQTT, from the coding sequence ATGTTAGAGCTTGATAAACAATTGTTTCTATTAATCAACGGAGCACACACCCCGTGGCTTGACCCCGTGATGACATTTGTTACAAGCGCTTATACTTGGATTCCTTTTTATGTTCTGCTGTTTGTGTATCTGCTATATAAGAAGGAATACAACTTGAGCAATCCATTCAAAAAGAGCAGCGAGCTAAATAATTCTTGCGCGCATAATAATTTAAATAATGCCGGAACTCAAAGTGATTTCATTATTGCAGGAGGCTGGAAAATAGCTCTCTTCATTTTAGCCGCAACCATGCTCACATTTCTGCTAACTGACCAAATTTCCGCAAGCATAATTAAGCCGCTGGTGCACAGATTAAGGCCTAGCCATGACCCTGCAACTGAGAATATTGCACGGTTTATCACAGGACGCGGAGGCATGTACGGATTTGTTTCCAACCACGCTGCAAACTTCTTTGGGCTTGCTGCAATAACAACTTTATTCATCAGAAAAAAGTGGTACACATGGCTCATATTTTTTATTGCAATACTGGTAAGTTACAGCAGAATTTATGTGGGGAAACATTTCCCGGGAGATGTAATTTGCGGTGCAATTCTTGGGTACGCAATTGGTCTTGGGATTTATTTTCTGGCAAGGAAAATTTACTTGCAATACTTTAATAATTGCAGTGCGCACACCAGAAGCCAAACCACATAA
- a CDS encoding lipoate--protein ligase, whose product MLFISDISVDPYRNLAEEEYLLKYKTEPIFRLWRNDNAIIVGRYQNTLAEIDVDYVKEHNIKVVRRLTGGGAVFHDLGNINFTFIQERTPGEDTSAMFRRYTAPILEALNSLGVKAYLEGRNDLLIEGKKFSGNAVCIWKDRVLQHGTLLFDSSMSNLASALKSRPEKFIGKAVQSNRSRVTNIKEHIKEKKDVLWFKDFLGDYVCKHWNGKDKAVKYELSKSENEAVVTLKNIKYSTDCWNFGSSPQYSLSNIRKFSGGILEFYFTVNDGIITDLNISGDYFFTAQTEDFIKNMIGTVHTKEAITKKVSALNSDAYFANINSDDIVNMFF is encoded by the coding sequence ATGCTCTTCATCTCTGATATATCCGTTGATCCTTACAGAAATCTTGCAGAAGAGGAGTATCTTCTTAAATATAAAACAGAACCAATCTTCAGACTGTGGAGAAATGACAATGCAATTATTGTAGGGCGCTATCAAAATACTTTGGCTGAAATTGATGTTGATTATGTAAAAGAGCATAACATAAAAGTAGTAAGAAGACTCACAGGAGGCGGCGCAGTTTTTCATGATTTAGGGAATATAAATTTTACTTTCATACAAGAAAGAACTCCTGGAGAAGACACCTCCGCAATGTTCAGGCGATACACTGCACCAATTCTGGAAGCTCTTAATTCATTGGGAGTTAAGGCATATCTGGAGGGGCGCAATGATTTGCTTATAGAGGGTAAAAAATTCTCCGGCAATGCAGTTTGCATTTGGAAAGACAGGGTGCTCCAGCATGGTACCCTTCTGTTTGATTCATCAATGAGCAACCTTGCCTCAGCATTAAAGAGCAGGCCGGAAAAATTTATAGGCAAGGCGGTGCAATCTAACCGCAGCAGAGTGACCAACATCAAGGAACATATTAAGGAGAAAAAGGATGTTCTTTGGTTCAAAGATTTTCTTGGAGATTATGTCTGCAAACACTGGAATGGAAAAGACAAAGCGGTAAAATATGAACTGAGCAAATCGGAAAATGAAGCTGTCGTGACCCTTAAAAACATCAAATACTCAACTGATTGCTGGAATTTTGGCAGCTCTCCGCAATACAGCCTCAGCAACATAAGAAAATTCAGCGGCGGCATACTTGAATTTTATTTTACTGTAAATGACGGTATTATAACTGATTTGAACATTAGCGGAGATTATTTTTTCACGGCGCAAACAGAGGATTTCATAAAAAACATGATTGGGACCGTCCACACCAAGGAGGCTATTACAAAAAAAGTAAGCGCCTTAAATTCAGACGCTTACTTTGCCAATATTAATTCTGATGATATCGTGAACATGTTCTTTTAA
- a CDS encoding HPF/RaiA family ribosome-associated protein, whose translation MDIRVQSVKFDADDKLLAFVNKKVEKLSKFFDGFLKADVTLSLLPDNLNKEVKIRLQVPGDDIYVTRNAKSFEDAVVDCTDVLKGQLVKMKEKKFGK comes from the coding sequence ATGGATATCAGAGTACAATCTGTGAAATTTGATGCCGATGATAAGTTATTGGCATTTGTGAACAAGAAAGTGGAGAAGCTTTCAAAATTCTTTGACGGATTTTTAAAGGCCGATGTCACACTTTCACTGCTTCCGGATAATCTTAATAAAGAGGTGAAAATCAGGTTGCAGGTTCCGGGTGACGATATTTATGTGACGAGGAATGCAAAATCTTTTGAGGATGCAGTTGTGGACTGCACAGATGTTTTAAAAGGGCAGCTGGTAAAGATGAAGGAAAAGAAATTCGGCAAGTAA
- a CDS encoding tyrosine-type recombinase/integrase produces MGRVEDFIDFLRVRKRYSPRTQQLYADAIKRFYEYMYRDSLPAAGTEPAAGTGLPGTEEERLKLLTPLNLRGFVADGLEKGLNPETMNLMLSGLSTYCNYLLKQNGLQSNPVKEIFRPKEKKRLPEFYTQDAMAEYLNRPVGDNYEALRDRTVVMLIYGTGMRRAEVTGLTIGNLDISRSIFKIVGKGNKEREIPVIPSLLENLLVYLQLRNKTFPQCETDAFFLTNKGDKIYLKFVNDIVKKELTGLKGFSGKKSPHVLRHSFATALLNNGADLNSIKEVLGHSSLAATQVYTHNSFEQLKKVYLTAHPRAKKGG; encoded by the coding sequence ATGGGCAGGGTAGAGGATTTCATAGATTTTCTTAGGGTGCGGAAGCGGTATTCTCCGCGGACGCAACAGCTTTATGCAGATGCTATTAAGCGGTTTTATGAGTATATGTATCGCGACAGTTTGCCTGCCGCCGGTACGGAGCCGGCCGCCGGAACCGGACTGCCCGGCACTGAGGAGGAGAGGCTGAAGCTGCTGACACCGTTGAACTTGCGCGGGTTTGTGGCTGACGGCCTGGAGAAGGGGCTCAACCCGGAGACCATGAATTTGATGTTGAGCGGCTTAAGTACGTACTGCAATTACCTGCTGAAACAGAATGGTTTGCAGAGCAATCCCGTTAAGGAAATCTTCAGGCCAAAAGAAAAAAAGCGTTTGCCTGAATTCTATACTCAAGACGCAATGGCCGAATACCTTAACAGACCTGTCGGGGACAACTATGAGGCTTTAAGAGACAGGACCGTTGTGATGCTGATTTACGGTACCGGCATGAGGCGTGCAGAGGTGACGGGTTTGACAATAGGCAACCTGGATATTAGCCGCAGTATCTTTAAAATTGTCGGAAAAGGAAATAAGGAGCGAGAGATTCCCGTAATCCCTTCTCTTTTAGAGAATCTTTTAGTATATTTACAATTAAGAAATAAGACCTTTCCTCAGTGTGAGACTGATGCTTTTTTCTTGACAAATAAAGGCGATAAGATTTACCTGAAGTTTGTCAATGACATAGTAAAGAAAGAATTGACAGGTTTGAAAGGGTTTAGCGGAAAGAAATCGCCGCACGTGCTCAGGCACTCTTTTGCAACAGCGCTGCTTAATAACGGGGCTGACCTCAACAGCATTAAGGAAGTTCTTGGACACTCGTCGCTGGCTGCTACACAGGTCTATACGCATAACTCTTTTGAACAGTTGAAAAAAGTATATTTAACTGCTCATCCCAGAGCAAAAAAAGGAGGTTGA
- the rpsU gene encoding 30S ribosomal protein S21, protein MIIVPIKDGENIERALKKFKRKFEKTGVIRELRDRKTFEKPSVRRRDEIKKAIYVKHLQINEE, encoded by the coding sequence ATGATTATTGTACCAATTAAGGACGGAGAGAACATAGAGAGAGCTTTGAAGAAATTCAAACGCAAATTTGAGAAGACAGGAGTCATTCGCGAGCTTCGCGACAGAAAGACTTTTGAGAAACCGTCCGTTAGAAGACGTGATGAGATTAAGAAAGCGATTTACGTTAAACACCTTCAGATTAATGAGGAATAA
- a CDS encoding methylmalonyl-CoA mutase family protein, which yields MAEKLFAEFPPVPKQVWEEAIIKDLKGADYQKKLVWRTLEGFSVQPYYRAEDLKGLKHLGGEAGLFPFVRGTKDDNTWLIRQDYEVKDNFKKANSLALDGLMKGVTAAGFNFSQTKSVTKASMKTLLKDISLADVEVNFTGCKELSVLKAFLGVVAEQKVKPSAVNASFDYDPLKELNATGLYDKKAAAKLLAKAIEMVKDYPNIRVVGVYTYAFNDAGSSICQELGYGMAMGSEYLNLLKEAGVKADEAAKRIKFTFSVGSIYFMEIAKFRAARMLWANIVKAYGAKSDNSAKIKAHAVTSQWNQTVYDPYINMLRDTTESMSAAIAGVDSLEVLPFDHAFRKPGEFSNRIARNVQSLLMDESHFNKVVDPAAGSYYVETLTDSISKAAWDLFNKVENAGGYVEAFKADTIQASVKETSAKRDSNIATRRDNILGTNQFPNFIEVADKDVTKKVVTRGAAPAKKGKMLGRPLEKYRGAQAFEALRFKTDRAAKRPVAFMITYGNLAMCRARAQFACNFFAVAGFKVVDNNRFESAEEGVKAGLKAKADILVACSSDDEYADAVPQIAKLAGKKAIVVVAGEPACKDDLMAKGIKNFISVKSNVLETLTEYQTKLGVK from the coding sequence ATGGCAGAGAAGTTATTTGCTGAGTTTCCTCCGGTTCCCAAACAGGTATGGGAGGAAGCTATCATAAAAGATTTGAAAGGTGCCGATTATCAGAAAAAGCTGGTTTGGAGAACTCTAGAAGGGTTTTCCGTTCAGCCTTACTACCGCGCGGAGGACCTTAAGGGGCTTAAGCATCTTGGTGGAGAGGCGGGCTTGTTCCCGTTTGTAAGAGGCACAAAAGATGACAACACCTGGCTTATAAGACAGGACTATGAGGTCAAAGACAACTTTAAGAAAGCCAACTCTTTAGCTCTCGACGGATTAATGAAGGGAGTCACCGCAGCCGGCTTTAATTTTTCACAGACAAAGAGTGTTACCAAAGCTTCCATGAAGACTTTGCTTAAGGACATTTCTCTTGCGGACGTTGAAGTTAATTTCACCGGATGCAAAGAGCTGAGCGTGCTTAAGGCATTTCTGGGAGTTGTTGCAGAGCAGAAGGTTAAGCCTTCCGCTGTCAATGCTTCTTTTGATTATGACCCTCTTAAAGAGCTTAACGCCACAGGGTTATATGACAAGAAAGCTGCGGCAAAATTGCTTGCAAAGGCAATTGAAATGGTAAAAGATTATCCAAATATCAGGGTTGTAGGTGTTTACACTTATGCATTCAATGATGCAGGCTCAAGCATTTGCCAGGAGCTTGGATACGGTATGGCAATGGGCAGCGAATATCTTAACCTTCTTAAAGAGGCTGGAGTTAAGGCTGATGAGGCGGCAAAGAGAATCAAATTTACATTCTCTGTCGGGAGCATCTACTTTATGGAGATTGCAAAGTTCCGCGCTGCCAGAATGCTGTGGGCTAACATTGTAAAGGCCTATGGCGCAAAGAGCGACAACAGCGCAAAAATTAAAGCGCACGCCGTTACAAGCCAGTGGAATCAAACGGTTTATGACCCATACATCAATATGTTGAGAGACACTACAGAATCTATGAGCGCTGCAATTGCGGGAGTTGATTCTCTGGAGGTTCTTCCATTTGATCATGCGTTTAGAAAACCGGGCGAGTTCAGCAACAGAATTGCAAGAAACGTTCAGTCTTTGCTGATGGACGAGTCTCATTTCAATAAAGTTGTGGACCCTGCGGCAGGTTCTTATTATGTTGAAACATTAACGGATTCTATTTCAAAAGCAGCTTGGGATTTGTTCAACAAAGTTGAAAACGCGGGCGGATATGTAGAGGCATTCAAGGCCGATACAATTCAGGCTTCTGTTAAAGAGACTTCTGCAAAGAGAGATTCCAACATTGCAACAAGAAGAGATAATATCCTTGGAACCAATCAGTTCCCTAACTTCATAGAGGTTGCCGACAAAGATGTTACAAAGAAAGTTGTAACCCGCGGTGCAGCACCTGCAAAGAAGGGAAAGATGCTGGGACGTCCGCTGGAAAAATACAGAGGCGCTCAGGCATTTGAGGCATTGAGGTTTAAGACAGACAGAGCTGCAAAGCGTCCGGTAGCATTCATGATTACTTACGGTAATCTTGCAATGTGCAGGGCAAGAGCTCAGTTTGCATGCAACTTCTTTGCAGTAGCAGGATTCAAGGTTGTAGATAACAACAGATTTGAATCTGCGGAAGAGGGTGTTAAAGCAGGTCTTAAGGCCAAGGCGGACATTCTTGTAGCATGCTCATCTGATGATGAATACGCAGATGCAGTTCCTCAGATTGCAAAACTTGCGGGCAAGAAGGCAATAGTAGTTGTTGCCGGCGAGCCTGCATGCAAAGATGATTTGATGGCAAAAGGTATCAAGAATTTTATCAGCGTAAAGAGCAATGTTCTTGAGACACTTACAGAGTATCAGACTAAACTTGGAGTTAAATAG
- the scpA gene encoding methylmalonyl-CoA mutase translates to MRPKFSEILYKDNSAPIKLKESEWLTPEKIEVKTNYTEKDLEGMEHLNYAAGIPPFLRGPYSTMYVQRPWTVRQYAGFSTAEESNAFYRRNLAAGQKGLSVAFDLPTHRGYNADNPRVVGDVGKAGVSICSVEDMKVLFDQIPLGKMSVSMTMNGAVLPILAFYIVAGLEQGVKLEEMQGTIQNDILKEFMVRNTYIYPPEFSMKIIGDIFAYTSKYMPKFNSISISGYHMQEAGATNDIEMAYTLADGLEYLRTGIKAGIEVDKFAPRLSFFWAIGTNHFMEIAKMRAARMLWAKLVNQFHPKSTKSLSLRTHCQTSGWSLTEQDPFNNVARTCIEAMAAALGHTQSLHTNALDEAIALPTDFSARIARNTQLYIQQETAVCKSIDPWAGSYYIESLTNELAHKAWAHIQEIEKLGGMAKAIETGIPKLRIEEAAARKQARIDSGEENIIGLNKYRLEHEDPIKILDIDNTKVRNQQIARLEELRKNRDNQKVEQCLAAITEAVKTKKGNLLELAVEAAKARASLGEISDACEKVVGRYTAKIRMNVGVYSSEVKKDAEFEKAKKMVADFAKKEGRQPRIMIAKLGQDGHDRGAKVVATGYADCGFDVDMGPLFQTPAEAAKQAVENDVHIIGISSLAAGHKTLVPQVIKELKKLGREDIMVVVGGVIPAQDYDELYKDGAAAIFGPGTRVSYSVIKMIELLNQKFKK, encoded by the coding sequence ATGAGACCAAAATTTTCAGAAATATTATATAAAGACAACAGCGCTCCTATTAAGCTGAAAGAGAGCGAGTGGCTGACACCGGAAAAAATAGAGGTTAAGACAAATTATACGGAGAAAGATTTGGAAGGGATGGAGCATTTGAATTATGCTGCCGGAATTCCTCCTTTCTTAAGAGGTCCTTACAGCACAATGTATGTTCAAAGACCTTGGACCGTAAGACAATACGCAGGTTTTTCCACAGCGGAAGAATCCAATGCGTTCTACAGAAGAAACCTTGCAGCGGGACAAAAAGGTCTGTCAGTTGCATTTGACCTTCCTACTCACAGAGGATACAACGCAGATAATCCAAGAGTTGTCGGCGACGTTGGAAAGGCCGGCGTAAGTATCTGTTCCGTAGAGGATATGAAGGTTCTGTTTGACCAGATTCCTCTTGGAAAAATGTCCGTATCAATGACAATGAACGGAGCCGTTCTTCCTATTCTTGCCTTCTACATTGTAGCGGGTTTGGAGCAGGGAGTCAAGCTGGAAGAGATGCAGGGAACTATACAAAATGATATCCTTAAGGAGTTTATGGTGCGCAACACTTACATCTATCCTCCTGAGTTCTCTATGAAAATCATCGGAGATATATTTGCTTATACTTCCAAGTATATGCCTAAGTTCAACTCTATTTCTATCTCCGGCTACCACATGCAGGAGGCGGGAGCAACCAATGATATTGAGATGGCTTATACCCTTGCAGACGGTCTTGAATATTTGAGAACCGGAATCAAGGCGGGCATTGAGGTGGATAAATTTGCACCGCGTCTGTCATTCTTCTGGGCTATTGGTACTAACCACTTTATGGAGATTGCCAAGATGCGCGCAGCAAGAATGTTGTGGGCAAAGCTGGTTAACCAGTTCCATCCTAAAAGCACTAAGTCTCTGTCGCTGAGAACACACTGCCAAACCAGCGGATGGTCATTAACAGAGCAAGACCCATTTAATAATGTTGCAAGAACTTGCATTGAGGCAATGGCGGCAGCGCTGGGACACACTCAGTCTTTGCACACCAATGCGCTTGATGAGGCTATTGCGCTCCCGACAGATTTCTCTGCACGTATTGCAAGAAATACTCAGCTTTACATTCAGCAGGAGACTGCAGTTTGCAAATCAATTGATCCTTGGGCAGGCTCATATTACATTGAGTCTCTGACAAATGAACTGGCTCACAAAGCATGGGCGCACATTCAGGAGATTGAGAAACTTGGCGGAATGGCAAAAGCTATTGAAACTGGAATTCCTAAGTTGAGAATTGAGGAAGCAGCTGCACGCAAGCAGGCCAGAATTGACTCCGGAGAGGAGAATATCATTGGCTTGAACAAGTACAGATTAGAGCATGAGGACCCTATCAAGATTCTTGACATTGACAACACTAAAGTCCGCAATCAGCAGATTGCCAGACTGGAAGAGTTGAGAAAGAATAGAGACAATCAGAAAGTTGAACAGTGTCTTGCAGCTATAACAGAAGCGGTGAAGACCAAGAAAGGCAACTTGCTTGAGCTTGCAGTTGAGGCGGCAAAAGCACGCGCATCTCTTGGAGAAATTTCAGACGCTTGTGAGAAAGTAGTTGGAAGATACACAGCAAAAATCCGTATGAACGTAGGCGTATATTCATCTGAAGTTAAGAAAGATGCAGAGTTTGAGAAAGCCAAGAAAATGGTTGCGGACTTTGCAAAGAAAGAGGGCCGTCAGCCAAGAATCATGATAGCAAAACTTGGTCAGGATGGTCATGACAGAGGTGCCAAAGTAGTTGCAACCGGCTACGCAGATTGCGGCTTTGACGTAGATATGGGACCATTGTTCCAAACACCTGCGGAGGCTGCAAAACAAGCTGTTGAGAATGACGTTCACATCATTGGAATTTCATCTCTTGCAGCAGGCCACAAAACACTTGTTCCTCAGGTAATTAAAGAGCTTAAGAAACTGGGCAGAGAAGACATTATGGTAGTTGTTGGAGGAGTAATTCCTGCACAAGACTATGATGAACTTTACAAAGACGGCGCCGCTGCAATATTCGGCCCCGGCACCAGAGTTTCCTACTCCGTAATCAAGATGATTGAATTGCTGAACCAGAAGTTCAAGAAATAA